TGATTTTGATGGTTGTGGTATCGATCTTCTCAGCAGATCTTTCGATGATCATCTCAGTAACAGGGGCACATCAGAGAAATTTCAACCCTTATTTTGCTGGTGGAACAGGATATGCAGCATGTGGTTTTATTTATGAGACACTTGTATATTCAAATAACTTCACAGGTGATCTCATACCATGGCTTGCTTCGAGTTATGAATGGAGCCAAGATTACAAGAGTATTACACTAAACATTAGAAAAGGCGTTACGTGGTCCGATGGCAAGTCTTTCACAGCCGATGATGTAGTTTTCACTTTTGAAATGCTCAAAAAATTCCCCGCATTGGACACACAAGGTGTATGGAAATCTGGATTGGAGACTGTTGAAAAAATTGATGAATACACAGTGAAGTTGAATTTTTCAAAGCTCAACACTTTGATAATCTACAACATAGCTGGTATCTATATCGTACCAAAACATATTTGGGAAAAGGTTGAAGATCCTTCAAAATTCACAAATGAAAATCCAGTCGGTACAGGTGCCTATGTCCTTGAAACTTTCACAGATCAAGTCTTCACACTGAAAAAAAGAGCTGATTATTGGCAAGCAGATAAGATCAAAGTCGACAGAATAAGAATTCCCGCTTTCAATGGAAATGAACCAGCACAACTCGCAGTTGCAAATGGAGAAATTGACTGGGGTGGCATCAATTATCCTAAGATTGAGAATATTCAGAATAAGGACATAAAATTCTGGTTCCCCGAAGGAAACCCTGTCTTTTTGTTCTTCAATCTTGAGAGAGCACCTTTTAAAGATCCAGCATTTAGAAAAGCCGTTGCTAAGGCAGTTAATACAGATGAATTGATAAGGATCGGGATGACGAATTATGCAGTGAAAGCCAATCCTGTTGTGATAAAATCTGGATATTCGTATTTAATTGACCAAAATTTGAAAAATAAATGGTATTCTTTCAACTTACAACAGGCAAAATCAGAACTCGAAGCCTTGGGATTCAAAGCAGGCAAAGATGGGATCTTAGTCGGACCAAATGGAATAAGATTGTCATATGAACTCATTGTGCCTGCTGGTTGGACCGATTGGATCGCAGTTTCACAACTTTTATCACAGCAACTCAAAAAGGTTGGTATAGAACTGAATGTGACTCCAATAGATTACGGTGCATATTTGACAAAGATTAGGCAGAAAGATTTTGATGTCGCCGTGAGCTGGTCGAATTACGGTCCCAATCCTTACACCTTCTTTCAAAACTATTTGCATTCTTCGAATGCGTATGTCGGTAGCAACAGAGGAGGATGGATAGACAAATACACCGATGAATTGACTGAAAAACTTTCTCAAACAGTTGATAAAGAACAAATAAAAACTATAGTTTCGCAGATACAGCAGATCATATTGGATAATGTTCCAGCAGTACCTTTGTTCTATAATCCAGTTTGGTTCATATATTCAACCAAGAATTTCACTGGCTGGCCAAATGAAAATAATGCCTTTGTAGAACCAAGAACCACTGGTATGGATAAGATTTACTTGGTCATGCACCTTGAACCAAAGTGA
The DNA window shown above is from Thermotoga profunda AZM34c06 and carries:
- a CDS encoding ABC transporter substrate-binding protein; its protein translation is MKKFLVFLILMVVVSIFSADLSMIISVTGAHQRNFNPYFAGGTGYAACGFIYETLVYSNNFTGDLIPWLASSYEWSQDYKSITLNIRKGVTWSDGKSFTADDVVFTFEMLKKFPALDTQGVWKSGLETVEKIDEYTVKLNFSKLNTLIIYNIAGIYIVPKHIWEKVEDPSKFTNENPVGTGAYVLETFTDQVFTLKKRADYWQADKIKVDRIRIPAFNGNEPAQLAVANGEIDWGGINYPKIENIQNKDIKFWFPEGNPVFLFFNLERAPFKDPAFRKAVAKAVNTDELIRIGMTNYAVKANPVVIKSGYSYLIDQNLKNKWYSFNLQQAKSELEALGFKAGKDGILVGPNGIRLSYELIVPAGWTDWIAVSQLLSQQLKKVGIELNVTPIDYGAYLTKIRQKDFDVAVSWSNYGPNPYTFFQNYLHSSNAYVGSNRGGWIDKYTDELTEKLSQTVDKEQIKTIVSQIQQIILDNVPAVPLFYNPVWFIYSTKNFTGWPNENNAFVEPRTTGMDKIYLVMHLEPK